The Streptococcus sp. oral taxon 431 nucleotide sequence GCCTGACGAACAATTCGAACTTGCTCCATATATTGCTTGCCTGAATTATCATGGTTAGTATCAATCATGATAAAGGGATTTTCAAGCCCCATAGACTCGTAACGGCCGATAGTATCTAAGAGAGTTTCATAGTAGAAGTTTGGTTCATTCTTCCCATATTCATTCATAGCTCCACGAAGGATAACGTGGGCCAGGGGATTACCTGAAGTCTCAACTTCTTGTCCATGGTAAAGAAATATTTGCTTGTTTTGTGCAGCATAGATGGCATTAAACATAACAGATAGATTTCCTGAGGTTGGATTTTTCATCCCCACTGGTGCATCAATCCCTGAAGCTACAAAACGGTGTTCTTGGTCTTCTACTGAACGCGCACCCACGGCATGGTAGCTCACCAAGTCGTCAACTAAAACTAGATTGGATGGATAAAGCATTTCATCTGCTGTAGTCAATCCAGTTTCTGTAATCACTCGATAATGAAGCTGACGTACAGCCTGCAAACCATTAATCAAACTTGGTGCTTTAGAAGTATCTGGCTGATGAACCAAACCCTTGTAGCCATCTCCATTGGTGCGTGGCTTGGCTGTGTACACACGCATGACCATGAAAATCTTATCCGCAACTTTCTTCTGCAAGTCTGCCAAACGGCGAGCATACTCAAGAACTGCTTCTTCATTGTCAGACGAACAAGGTCCAATGACCAACAAGATTCGGTCATCCTTTCCTGAAAGGATGTCTGCTAGTTCCTGGTCACGGCTTTCCTTATGTTGCAAGGCTTTTGCAGATAACTGTGTTTCCGCCTTAATCGCTTCAATATCGATTTCTTGACCTTTTTCAATAAATGCCATATTATTCTCCTAGTCTTTGGTAGATTTCGCGCACAAGAGCCTCAGTATTTTCCCATCCTAAACATGGATCGGTGATAGATTTCCCAAAGACCTCTGGTTCATTTTGACGACCGTCTTCTAGATAAGACTCAATCATGAAACCACGAACATATTTTTTAATCTTTTCATTCCAATCGCGGTTAATCAAGGTCTGACGAACGATGCGAATCTGATCCATATACTGCTTGCCTGAGTTATCATGGTTGGTATCAATGATGATAAATGGATTTTCAAGGCCCATCTTTTCATACTGGGCAATGGTATCCATCAAATTATCATAGTAGTAGTTAGGAATATTTTTTCCGTATTCGTTAAGGGCACCACGGAGAATGGCATGGGATAAAGGATTTCCAGTAGTTTCGACTTCTTTCCCTAGGAAAAGGAAACTCTGCTTGTTTTGCGCTGCATAAATACCGTTGAACATGACATTGAGATTTCCTGAGGTTGGATTTTTAAAACCTGTCGCAAAATCTGCTCCACTAGCTACAAAACGGTGTTGCTGGTCTTCAACCGAACGAGCTCCAACTGCCATATAAGAAATCAAATCATCTACCAAAGGAAGGTTCTCTGGGTACAACATCTCATCTGCTGTTGTCATTCCTGTTTCATAAATAACACGGTAATGCAGGTGACGAACCGCCTTGATCCCATTGATGAGACTAGGTGCTTCTTTAGCATTTGGTTGGTGAATCAAGCCCTTATAACCATCACCATTAGTACGTGGTTTAGCAGTGTAGACGCGCATCACCATAAAGACGCGATTTTTGACTTCTTCTTGCAATTTTGCCAAACGCTTGGCATACTCAAGAACTGCTTCTTCATTGTCAGACGAACACGGACCAATCACCAACAAAATTCGTTGATCTTCACCACGAATAATCGCTTCAAGTTCTTGATCGCGTTGTTGTTTATTGGCAAGTGCTTGTCCTTCTAATTTAGACAAACTACGAACTTCTTCAATATTAATTTTAGGGCTTTTGGCTGTAAATACCATGATTCATCCTCCTTATAAAGCAAACGGACGCCAAGCGAAAATTCACTTTTCACTAGGCATCCGCCTGAAAATTAGTCATTCTTAATGTCGTTTACCGTGACAGTTTTTAAATTTCTTACCAGAACCACATGGGCACAAGTCGTTACGCTTAACTTGGCTAAGATCCAAATCTGCAGGAAGATC carries:
- a CDS encoding 3-deoxy-7-phosphoheptulonate synthase; this translates as MAFIEKGQEIDIEAIKAETQLSAKALQHKESRDQELADILSGKDDRILLVIGPCSSDNEEAVLEYARRLADLQKKVADKIFMVMRVYTAKPRTNGDGYKGLVHQPDTSKAPSLINGLQAVRQLHYRVITETGLTTADEMLYPSNLVLVDDLVSYHAVGARSVEDQEHRFVASGIDAPVGMKNPTSGNLSVMFNAIYAAQNKQIFLYHGQEVETSGNPLAHVILRGAMNEYGKNEPNFYYETLLDTIGRYESMGLENPFIMIDTNHDNSGKQYMEQVRIVRQALLNRDWNEKIKKTVRGFMIESYLADGRQNQPEIFGCSITDPCLGWENTVALVEEIYTTLTK
- a CDS encoding 3-deoxy-7-phosphoheptulonate synthase produces the protein MVFTAKSPKINIEEVRSLSKLEGQALANKQQRDQELEAIIRGEDQRILLVIGPCSSDNEEAVLEYAKRLAKLQEEVKNRVFMVMRVYTAKPRTNGDGYKGLIHQPNAKEAPSLINGIKAVRHLHYRVIYETGMTTADEMLYPENLPLVDDLISYMAVGARSVEDQQHRFVASGADFATGFKNPTSGNLNVMFNGIYAAQNKQSFLFLGKEVETTGNPLSHAILRGALNEYGKNIPNYYYDNLMDTIAQYEKMGLENPFIIIDTNHDNSGKQYMDQIRIVRQTLINRDWNEKIKKYVRGFMIESYLEDGRQNEPEVFGKSITDPCLGWENTEALVREIYQRLGE